The Quercus robur chromosome 3, dhQueRobu3.1, whole genome shotgun sequence DNA segment CCTATGTTGATTTATCCGAGCTATAGGGTGCATTTTGAATGTGTTTCTGCAGATTTTTATTTGATTCTACTATAGATGTGCACAAATATACATTAGATGATATGTTGGTATATATGTTTGATGGTTGAAGCCTAGGGAGTTCTATAAGGTCTCATCACCGGGTAACTTTAATATGGTCTTTCATGATAATCGTAGAGGTCATTTACATTTCTTGTGGTATAATTTGGGCAAGGACCATTTTCTTATgctaattattaattatatgatTATATCCATATTTGAAGTGAGTTCCTTAGGGGAGTGAGATTAACATGATGTTTACCTTACCATGTTGTCAGCTCCTTAAATGGTTGGTTTATTGTTCCAGAACATGATACGATCTTgatttcaaaacaaaagggaaaatgtaaaattttaagattaatataatttataatatgaaCCTGTTGTAATATTTTTTGTGTAAATTGGCAAATATTTAGTTACTTCTCTAACTTAAGAACATAATTgttctttttatattcttgattgtgtgttaaattgaaaaaattcacTTCTATTCTATTTGTCTGTAAAAAGTATAgggacacaattttttttttttttgcaattttttcacaattgtcAATGTGGATTGTTGTGATTGCTGCACGATAAAAGTGGTGTTGGAACTCATCTCTTCTTATGATAGGGCCTCGGGTCAACAGATTAATGTAGGAAAAACAGagctatttttagcaaaaataccAATTGTGAGATCTAAGGCCAAATACAAAACGTGGTGGGGGTACAAGCTATTAGGAAACACGAGAAGTACTTGAATCTCCCCTCACTCATTGGGAGGGCTAAACTTCAAACTTTTGAAGGTATAAAGGAGAGAGTGTGGAGGAAGATtcaagggtggaaggagaaatAGTCGTCTAAGGCGGGAAAGggtattaataaaagttttttccCAAGCATTTCCCACATAAGCAATGAGTGTGGTTAAACTTCCAACAACGTTTTGTAAGGAGCTCAGGATAATGTTGAACCGGTTTTATTGGGGCACAAATGGAGGAGGAAAATTTGATGGAAGAAGTGGGAAAAGTTGTGTAAAAACAAATAAGGAGGGTTTGGTTTTCAGGATCTTGAAGCTTGTACCATCGCATTGCCTGCAAAACACGGGTGGAGGCTAATGCATGAGTAAGATTCTTTGGCTTTTGCTCTTCTCAAAGCAAAATACTGTCCACATTTCTCCTTTATGGAAGCTATGTGGAAGTCCAATGCATCATTCACATGGAAGGGTATATTAGAGGCGCAGAGTGTGATAGAGAAAGGAAGTAGATGGCGTATAGGCTGTGGGGAAAATGTTAAGGTTTGGGGTGGTAGATGGCTTCCCACACCTAGTACTTTAAAAGTATTGAGATCAATGCCTTTGAGGATGGAAGATTTACGGGTAAgctatttttataaaacaatgATAATAGGTGTTGGGATCATGATAGATTGGATAATTTGCTGGGGGAGAGGGATAAGGAGGTCATTCTTAAAATCCTTTTAGTTCAAACTCACAAGGGATAGAAGAATTTCAATTTGGGCAGTTACAAGCAGTGGGTAAAGATACAGTTGAACAGTTCATTATGTGCCCTGGATGATATGGAAGTCAAGGAAGAGTTGGGTGTTTGAACAAATAAGTAAGCCTCTGAGTTCTAAAACCTGTGAAGCAATTATGCACACCTGCAAGAATATAAAGATAGTGTGTTTAAGAGGTGTGAGACCTGAACCTTCACAATGCAACACAATTGATCAGAGTTGGAAGCTGCCAAGAGCACCGTTGTATAAAGTTAACTTTGATGGTGCAATTTTTAGATAGCAAGAGTATCTGGAGTTGGGGTACTGGTGTGGGATGAAAAAGGGATGCTCATAGCTGCTTTAAGCCATAAGGGTCCAGCAATTACAGAGGATCTAGAAGCAGAAATTACAGCAGCAGTGCAGGCAATAAAATTTGCCCATGAGATTGGGCCACGCAACATTATTCTAGAACGAGCCTCTCTGAGTGTGGTGGAAAGGCTTCTGGCTCATGAGGAAGACAGTTCATGGTGGGGAAATTTAGTACAAGAGGCGAAGATGGGGCTAATGCAGTTCCGAACCTGGGAGGTAAGCCACACCAGAAATGAGGCCAACAATGCAGCTTATATTCTTGCTAGACATGCACAGGGAATCGATAATTGTGAAGCTTGGTTAGAGGATGTACCTTATTTCCTTTCTAAACAACTGCAATGTGGTGTAATGCAGATGaatatttaatttgatattGAAGATTCAgttttcataataataataaataataaaaaaatgttgctaGTAGTGGGCCCATGTGAAAGTGGTGTTGCTCCAATCACAACCTGTCACCTTAGCAAgtcataaataatatatatatatattttttttttcgataagTAGCAAGTCATAAATAATGTTGTGAAAATAGTTGTCCTTAGCATTGCTCATTTagttaagcatttttttttcttctaattcaTAGGAAATTGAATGCTGGGAAGAATACATAACTCTTTAAACTTTTTTTCCCCTGATAATCAGCTGTTTAGACTTTAGATTATAGCAAACCTGAGACAATGCTCAGTTCTTAGTTGGAAAAGGTTAATTCTGATATTTGCTTTTGTAGTCTTCTTTCTTAgcttaggttctgtccatggATTTGCATGTTTGGTTTTTTGCCTGCTAGGTTTTTCAATGTACTTTGTCAATGGATTTCTCCTACTGCTATTTTGTATTACTCATTTTTATCACCTTTACTGAGAAAAGGGAACACTTTCTGATTTTAGGTTTACAAGAAATGACatgtattttcatttattatgaaACTTTGCAGACTGAAAGGAATTACTATAATATTTACTTCAACTTATACTTTGTTGAGCAGCCACTCTTGATATGAATATTTTGAAGCAGCTTGTGCCCACCAAACATCACTTCAGTGGTTTAACCAAGCATTGTAGAGGTAATGTAAATCCAATATATGAGTTCAGATACCCTTTtaaattcattgatttttttttttttttttttaaattttaaaaatggcaTCTAAATGACATAAGTGTTTTGTTCACTTGAATGCCACTTAAAACTGCTAAACTGTGATAACCAAAAGCAGATCTCAGGGCTTACTGTGGTATATAAGACATAAGAATTAGTATATGTGATGTTTTGAGTACAGAAAACCTAAGCCTTTTTGGGTAAAGTTATCTAAAGCCAGTTTCTGTGTACTTGTTTTCATCTTCTCTTCAGCACTGCGTTCTTCCTACCTCCATTCATCCACAGATGCCTCAGTTGAAGTTCATTCTCCAGAGCAGGAGGTAGTGATTGCTTTGGGAAGCAATGTGGGAGACAGACTAGATAATTTTAATAACGCCTTGGAGTTGATGAACAAATCAGGCATAAATATTACAAGACATGCTTGTTTGTATGAAACAGCTCCAGCATATGTGACTGATCAGCCTAGCTTTCTCAATTCTGCGGTCAGAGCCGTTACTAAACTCGGCCCACATGAATTACTGGGAGTGCTCAAGCAAATTGAAAAAGACATGGGTCGTTCCAGTGGTATAAGGTATGGTCCAAGGCCAATTGACTTGGATATATTGTTTTATGGAAAGTTCAAGGTCCACTCTGATATTCTTACCATACCCCATGAAAGAATTTGGGAGAGACCATTTGTAATGGCCCCTCTAATGGATTTATTGGGTTCATCTGCTGATTGTGATACAGTTACTTGTTGGCATTCCTTTTCACTGCTATCTGGTGGACTTCTAGAGTTTTGGGAGAAAATGGGTGGTGAATCCCTTATTGGAAAGGAAGGCATGAAAAGGGTTTTACCCATTAAAAGTGGTTTATGGGACTGGTCACAGAGAACCTCTGTCATGGGTATCCTTAATGTGACCCCAGATAGTTTTAGTGATGGAGGAAAGTTTGTCTCTGTGGAGGCTGCAGTTACTCAGGCCCGCTTGATGATTTCTGAAGGGGCTGATATGATTGATATTGGTGCTCAATCTACACGGCCAATGGCCTCTAGGATATCTGCTGAAGAAGAATTAGATAGACTAATGCCTGTTTTAGAAGCTGTTGCAGGGATGCCGGAGGCAGAGGGAAAGCTCATATCAGTGGATACTTTCTATTCAGAAGTTGCTTCTGAAGCAGTTAGCAAAGGGGCTCATCTTGTAAACGATATATCTGCTGGGCAATTAGATTCTAACATGCTTAGGGTGGTTGCTGGCCTTAGGGTTCCATATATTGCAATGCACATGAGAGGGGAACCACATACAATGCAAAATAGCGAAAACTTGCAGTATGATGATGTTTGTAAGCAGATAGCGTCTGAAATATACTCAAGGGTTAAGGATGCAGAATTATCAGGTATCCCAGCTTGGAGGGTAATTATTGACCCTGGAATTGGATTCTCAAAGAAAACTGAACATAATTTGGACATCCTAGTGGGATTACCAAACATCCGTGCCGAGATTGCAAGGAAAAGTTTTGGTGTCTCTCATGCTCCCATGCTGATTGGACCCTCCAGAAAGAAATTTTTAGGTCACATTTGCTCTCGAATTGCTGCAGATGAGAGAGATCCTGCCACTATTGCTTGTGTCACTGCCGGTGTTTTGGGTGGAGCAAATATTGTACGAGTACATAATGTAAGAGACAATGCAGACTCTGTGAAGGTTTGTGATGCAATGCTGAAACAGAGGAGCACCAAAAATCTCTCTTGATGTTTGCTTTGTAACGTGACGTTTATTTAGTTAACGCAGTGTTGTCAGCTTACAAAAGTGCATGGCATTAACCagattctttgttttttttttttttttttttttttttttaagtcgcCAACCATGTACTCAgaaattttgttgtattaatatttttccttcaatAACCTATTGGATTTAGCTATCTTCTCATTGGTTTGTCAATCAGCTCCAACTTGAAGGCACTATGAATGTACAAACGGCCATGGTATATGGctgtttttatttctgtttaaAGCCAGAAAGAGAAAGAACATAAATTAGGGCATGAGACGAAAGATGAGCATCAATAGAATTGAATGAAGAAAGAAGTTTGCCTAGCTAGCTCTTCAAGTATGGGAAATAGAACTTGATACTCCATTGATGTGTATGAACATCTCGGAAGAGAGCATATTTTGATGTTCCATAATCACATAGTTTCCTATTAAGCCATGCAACTTACATCCTTCTGCCAATTCTTACAAGTAAATTACAGGAGGCTAACAAACTTGGTCCAATCTGATTGTCAATCAGCATTTAAGAGATTAGCACCGTTATTCAGTTCTCAGTTTTCTGCGCCAATGACAGTGAAAGCTAGCCATATAAAGATTGAATGTAAAACCGAAAATAAGAATGCATATAGCCAACGTGTGAACATAAAATCAAGATCATGGACAACTGCCACTAGCCATGAAGCAGGAAGTGGTTATGAAATCAAAGCAATCAAACCATTCCACAAGTCTTATCAGAGAGGCAAATGctcatacaaaaataaaaactattcatTTCCAATGCAAAGTTCTACACTGAGAGTTGTGACAGGTTACAGAGATTTGATTAGAAAAACAATTAGGATTTTAAGAGAAATGATAATGAAAGCATTTCCCTTTCCCTCATCAAGTGCTCACTTTGGTTAGCTTAGAAGAACTAATCTTTCTGTTTCAAAACCTCAGCTTCAGCCCTTGCCATGGGATCATCCTTCATCTCTTCATCATCCTTTTCCCCTTCTCGATCTTGGGCCATTTTCTTTCGATGCAACTCCTCTGCAGCCTCCATTGCAGCCCGATTCTCTGCCTGAATTCGCTGCATTTCCTCTTCTTGCTGCTGCCTTTCGAACCATGTGTCGGCATCCGCCCAAACTACAAAAGATTGAAGCAAATACAGAAAAGATTATAGCAAAAACAGAATTAATATGACAAGTTTCCTTATTttgaatgagaaatttgaacTATTTGTTTAAGCTATAAAGAAATAAGGAGCAACAAATATTAGCCAAAAGGTGGTTCCCGCACAACCTCCAACCCATTATATGTGAAGATTTAGATAACTACCCATGTGTATTTTAATAGGTATAGTTCTGTAAATGTTATACTTTATGTTATGAATTAATTTCAACCATGTTGc contains these protein-coding regions:
- the LOC126719048 gene encoding folate synthesis bifunctional protein, mitochondrial produces the protein MNILKQLVPTKHHFSGLTKHCRALRSSYLHSSTDASVEVHSPEQEVVIALGSNVGDRLDNFNNALELMNKSGINITRHACLYETAPAYVTDQPSFLNSAVRAVTKLGPHELLGVLKQIEKDMGRSSGIRYGPRPIDLDILFYGKFKVHSDILTIPHERIWERPFVMAPLMDLLGSSADCDTVTCWHSFSLLSGGLLEFWEKMGGESLIGKEGMKRVLPIKSGLWDWSQRTSVMGILNVTPDSFSDGGKFVSVEAAVTQARLMISEGADMIDIGAQSTRPMASRISAEEELDRLMPVLEAVAGMPEAEGKLISVDTFYSEVASEAVSKGAHLVNDISAGQLDSNMLRVVAGLRVPYIAMHMRGEPHTMQNSENLQYDDVCKQIASEIYSRVKDAELSGIPAWRVIIDPGIGFSKKTEHNLDILVGLPNIRAEIARKSFGVSHAPMLIGPSRKKFLGHICSRIAADERDPATIACVTAGVLGGANIVRVHNVRDNADSVKVCDAMLKQRSTKNLS